One Eurosta solidaginis isolate ZX-2024a chromosome 1, ASM4086904v1, whole genome shotgun sequence genomic window, atatttgtggatatttgtgatgaaatttctgttatacgtgtttcttgtgcttcaatcttcgatgtaatctgtgtcgacatttctgaaatacgcgtttcttgtgattccatttgagatgccatatatgtcttctgttttgccagttgagatgacactgtcgatgtttgagcagatattgccgccaaaatcatgttcaagtctgtgctcgtaactgtctgcgatgtttcggttttctcctcaatttttgttgttgtctcgtcgccattaggatgaaagacatcatcgtccacattaattccctcCGACTCCATTAcccctcgtagccgtgcttgaggttcgaccttattgccggttgtattcaatccacggttctccaactcctttttcagttgatggatccttaattcacttaactttgccatgtccaagatgTATTCGCaaccttcggaatttattcatcaattcctcttctgacaccaattataacgaatttactgtaactccgcttaatttcaacttgcttcttacgttcgtatcgctaaattgtcgaataaataaatcaaatatttaataatgcaaaacggtctttattagactactttgaataacacttatacttcataCTGTtatcgtgcttaaatcaaactccaGTCAGCCTACTCCGCTTTTGCCACTTTTATACTCTTTGCTGCATCGTTGGGACATTTCAGATGTTTCTCCTTGTAGAATGTTCTACTTGTTTACcctagtaattgagctacatatatgtatacctatttgtagtttatagactctcgcataggcatatgcgtgtacatatgtgagtaatactttgaCTGCTGACTAACTATGTACATCTGTGTGTAAGTTATctcttcgctgccttgtatgcatgtgggtaaacgacgattaatgtgtttatttgtatttccccgctgcgtgtatgtaaatgttgcttgtcgTAATGTGTACATAATGGTTTATTTATTTACGCACATACTGCTTAGAATCACCCTAGCGATGTGATgtatcacttagtgattctaatattcgtgacaatatgcataaaaaatgatttggagccttgaaaatgaaaaaaatcgatttcgaccaaaacaagtcccaaaaaccaaaaaaattttttttttttaaactgttaataccaacgtttttatcgcataattttaagtgggataagaactatgagacaaatcgttttcatcggcaacacttttgcacgtttctgaagaaacccttacaaaaaatggcgaaaaataaatttttttaccaaaacactcctcaaaacccaaaaaatatatatatatattttttttttcaaaaaactgctatcggcaaagtttttagcggacaattttgagtcggacagggtatacatgaaaactttaaaatcaaatgaaaattttttaagtaggtcatgaagaaaaccttaaaaatcaaagaaaaaaagtcagaaaactcaaattttgcaggcccgaaaattatttttttgggtatgcttagtggaactttttttcctgagcccaaaacttATCCAAAAATCGATGGAACGATATggattaactttcgtccatgcaaatcaacccagcttaatgtacactAATTGGGCGTTCATTAAACTTTAGCCCACTTAGCGTGGCGTTTTTCGAAAATTATATCAAGGTCTAATAAGTGTTACTCAAGTAACGTAAACCCTTAAAACATTACTCATTGTGAACAATGCGAATAGATAAATTAACTAGATGAAAATAAATGATAAGTCTTGCAAACATAGggtttctttaaattttaaactGCTTTTTTGCATATCTTTACTATTTAAATACATATAGTGATAATTACCATTTTTATTTTGCTGATTTTCTTTTAGGTACTCAGTTTAAATATTAACAATCTAATTATAATAGTTTTACTAAAAGTGTTAATATTTGCGGCTGCTTTACTGGGCGCTGGACATTGGACTGGATACGGGCACGGCTATGGATATGGAAGGAGTTCGGATGGTAAGAAAAAAGGGTCATAAAAAAAGTTTCGAAAGTCCGtttcaaaattttcattgcaTTTTCGTTATTTATAAACAGAAGAAGTTTTAATAGTTTAGTTAAAAAGATATTTCTAGGCCTATAACTCGCTTAACTGGCCAAAATTGTGGGAAATTGCCCTTTTTGAGAGATATTTTACTACAAAATTTGGTAAAAGCGAATAAAGGGGGTTTCTTGTATCAAAACAAGCTGTGTATGAAAAGCTGAACATAATATAACTAAAAATATTTAGCGCCCTTACTTAACAGTATGTACTATATAATTATTCGTTAATTTCCATTCGTATTGTACCCTTACGTAATTTCACTTGATAATACATTTGCGTTTCTGGCAACTCAGGAAACAATTTTAACTATTCTTTTGCTTAGCCAAacacgcaataaaaccagacagatgAAGTCAGTagtgcaacaacaaaaatttgacggccctcataatccggtcATAAAATTTAAAGTTAGTAGGAAGGAACCAATTTTGgcactattttgctacttttttactaccttagTAATTTACTGTGCGGAGAAAAGCCAAACGCGATGTTAGAAATGGGGACATGAAAGAAAAGGGAAGAAGAAACATAGGAAAGGGGAAGAAAAAGTAAAGGAAGAATATGGGTAATGGTTTGAGACAAAGTAGTAAAAGAAGATTAACAGGACgattaaaaataaggataaaatCAAGAGTGATAGTGGAAAGACGGGAAGGTTTACGAGATATCAAAAGGGATAGGGAAATTGAATAAGCCGAAAAATGAGCTAGACAATGCAGACGGGAAAGATAATAACAGCGGACGAAGGTTTGACAGGGGAGTAGTATTTGGATAGTTAGATAATGTCGGAACAATGTTTGTCGATAGTTGATCATACGGATGggagtatttcatgtttgtctaaacgTTTTTAAGATGAGACAGagatgtttaaaataaagttttgctCAGCCAAAGTTAGAtaaatctataagctctgatttgtGGAAGCATTGTTGCTGTAAAACCTGTTCGGCTATCAGCCACCTCTTTCGGCTCAATGAACCTATCTCAACGcttggtttacatagataaatgtgTGGCCATGGCACCGTATACCGTTAATTACGAGTTTTCGTATTACAAACCTCCCAACCTAATCATATTGTTCCAGATCGCAAAAATTTCATTGACGTCAACAGTATATTTCCATATTGCGTAGCCGTGAACTATGGGATACTCTGAAGACTCAACCATGCAGTGCTGTTGgctaaaacttttccatttcctcTCAGGAAAAGGAAATGAGCCCTCCCATAAAAGGAAGTCTGcacattatttcaaaaaaacattaataatactgaaaaaatcaatgctgTAGATAGGTCAAGAAGCAACACTCAAATTTATTAGGGCGAGTATTTTCAAATACGACTCCATTTTGTAGTATTGACTGTCTGGTTTATTGCGCCATGGCTTAGCCTGTCATTCATTTCATATCATTTATTTAGTATCCCGAAATTTTTGCAACTTTCTTGCGGGTATCAGCGTTACAGCttgtgtaataaaaaaataagaactTATTCAAAACATTCCTATATGCTAAGAAAAAGCGTTTTCAAAGAAGATGTCAGGAGGAAGAAGACTCCAGAGGCTGGTTGGAATCTGTGCCGGACGATCTGTTGAAAGCATTTCATAAGGCGTCCAAGAAATCGTTTCAATTCTTACACCAACACATTTCATAGCTCGGATTTccgtatttatataaaaaaaaaactgttctcaCCTCCCTTGATATTTacaccacgtttacacatgccttaATCTATAATAAACCGCCAATAGATAGtctacgcgtttacatatgttccatccctCGGAGCTAGACTATTTTCTGTCGAATTTTCacatttctcttttattttgtgcttccgattagagattacactctagaggtggaactttttATATGGAAAACAATGTTCATCTCTAAATTTGTTtccataattaccgattatcgaaaggaaaaatttatatgggaaaactagttatataattaacgattaggGGCTAAGTACAAAAATGAAGATAATCTAGTTAAATTTAAACTAGGCCTAAGATAATTATAATGACATAAACGTTTGCTTTAAGTATTTCAAGTAGCGAAGCACAAAAGTATATCAACTTGTTTATGGCCATCGgcatatacaaaaatatttattttacaggTTCCGCCTTAGCCGTGAATGAAGGTGAGGACTATCTCATCACTGGTTTCTTAGCAGCACAAGGCATTGGACATGATGATTGTCTTTATGCATCAGCTTGTGCTAGTCCGAAGATTGCCTACGAATATGCCAAGGCTGCCAAGGCGTTAAAGCAGGGCATCGAACAGTATGAAGGGTGAGTAATAATTGAGAAATGTGCATTTTATTGTTGcaagtttttaattacaaaaatttgcatatttttcgACTTACAGTAGCTCTTTCAACAACACCCGTTATGATGACTTAATTGGCATACTCGAAAAAGCGGCTTATGATGGATATAATGGCGGAGCTTGCAATAGAAGTGACAAATGCGATAatcttttataataaaaaaaaatttagttgcaATGAGGGTTGTGCTGTTATTAATAAATTCTTATAACGTCCATTATTGCTTGGTAACAAATTCTATAGGCATGAAAATCATgtagcaaaaacaaaatttttttgattttttaagtaagtttcaattattttattatatttatgtgGTCGAAATAGTAAATTAGAAAATGGGTAAATTTTgtgtatttattttgttaatttcaCTATAATTTATGCtaacattattaaaaaaaaaaatttctcgtgtggttatttatctatttacagTCTTAACAAGTTTCTTTGCtttgattttacaataaaaatagtGTTACATACATTTATTCATTTGTATTGGCAAAATAAGAAGTATTTTTACGCTTTTATTGCGTCAAATAAAAAGTatgattaaaaaatgtttatgaaaaaaGTTATCAAACATACACCTGGGAACATAAAAAAGTAGGAAAAAAATAATTTACCGACATATATTTACAAGATCGCGAGtctgaatcgagctcaaggcctaacaataattattttatcattattattgttatgatatatgtTTTGCtaattgaaacaacaaaaattgttaatacattccATAAGTATGACACTATGgtatcattgccatgaaacaagtccaattttcacatccattctgcaacagatttcgcagtgttgtgaatatcaattggcaagaaccagaattgaagtaggaataatgaagacaaacaaaaaaccgctgtgatggctgaatggttatagcagcggcgcctaaacgttgccgatgaaggaatttagcagttcccgaattggatctatacaacgagctttgacagttgtctaagaaaaaaaaattttttttctttcttctattctaatttaaaattttttcaattaagaaaaaatatattataacaataataatgataaaataattattgttaggccttgagctcgattcaaactcgcgatcttacaaatcagtaggccgatataacaacaaaaatggttgacatatatttactttatttatttattattttctttaatgtTGAAAAAGACTTGAATGAATAGTGTATTGGAAGTTATTTAATTATTTCaaaaccaattttaaaaaattcgaaaattaaggttctataacaaaaaaatgtgtactactTTTCATaatcttttcaaaaaaattaaataaatattggcgaaatttttaaaaataattaaaaaaaaaacaactagttGTGTAACGAAAACTGAGTGAACATATTCAAacacattttaaaaaaagttttaaaaactcaagaaattttttaaatctttttcggtaatTTTAGAAAAACGCTGCTGAATTGCATAGCGAAAATTTTGTGAACTAATTCATAGatcaaaaaattcgaaaatattttcattgatttcgaaaaaacttttaataaattttctaaaaaatgtttggaaattggaaaaatttctaaaaaaaaaaacttcaacaaATTGCATGACAAAAATTCTGTGAACtagttcaaaattcaaaaatttcagaaatttttaaaaaactttttacataatttaaaaataatagaaattgttTAGAAACCTTCGacaagtttttgaaaaaaaaaaattggaaattgataaaattttaaacaatctgcGACTCAAAtgctgaaatgaaaaaaaaaacctataaaaaTGTAAACTGATTAATTCaagaaatatttgaaaattttttggggaattttaaaaaaactttaaattttaaccaatttaagaaacattttggaaaatttaaCGTTTGATAAATTGCATAACGGAAACTCTGTTTtagcttaaaaaaattatttaaacactTTCGGAAAATTCTCAAAtccaaaaatttttagaaatagttttccatgatttattttcttttttggcagtTAGTATATACTATTGCTGAGTCTTGCAAGTGCAACTTAAGATTCccgatgatgacttcagactgaagtcgaaatattgatattaaattaagtaaaaacaaaataAGTGTTTTATTTAAGCCAGTCTTGAGCTCAACAATTGAAAtagttttctataaaaaaaaaaataaatatatagcgACGAATTTGTTAACCACTTTCAGAAAAGATTTAAACAACTATGCAAAAActcgaaaattaaaaagtttttagaAACTTTTTCTATAGCTAAAAAAAACGTATAAAGAAATGTAGgattttgtgagctcgaggccttgctttgaataaaaagaaaaccaaaaaaaattaagaaattttaaaaatcttttcgaTCATTTAAAACGATGCCaattaatttttaaaacatttaggaaaaatttaaaaaataattttcaaaaaaactcggaaattcaagaaaaaaattaacatctTGTTCGGAAATTAAAGTGTTGTAGTTTGGATActgaaaattccaaaatgtttaCTAAGATTATTTTTCAGTATGCGGTTTCGTACtcaatcaaaaaatattttttagaaacTAAGGTgaatatattttttgtattgCGAAAAACATTCAATGGAAATTTCGAAGGACTTAATATTCATCCTATTTTAGACACCATATAATTGTGAGCTCAAATTGTATACTTTAAAGTTTCTGAAgatattaaaaatgttttctattttctatatttcccaaatatttcttataaaattttgttgttgttgttgtacaatagattcaattttttttttttcaaaattatcgtaattaaataaatgaagaagaaaaaaaaaatgtttgaaatatttttgctATTTTTGTGCTCACAGGTGTATCTATGTTCATATTCATAGGCAAGTGATTactaaatttttgttgtaaattttcaaattttttttgccaAAGTTTTAGCGCGTTAACTTCATGCAATATGCTGAGCTAAATGTTTGTTctgcacacacacgcacacataaaaattaattattgcaCATAAGTATGTTCATCTATCTGCAATCACATCTCCATTTTTATTTAGCTCTATTGTCCTTCTGACGAAGCTGTGACCGCCTTCACATATTCCGGATAGTGCAGGTAGCCATCCTTATTATCGTCTGCGATTTGCAAAAACTCATCAATAACCTCTGGAATATGTAAAACCTGCTCTAATGTTATAAATTCATtgttaattgtttttgttattttatatttaccaATGATATGATTCAATTCTTCGCTGGCATTGCTTTGTAAATTATTGCGATCCACCGTCTTGAAATGTTCATCCTGATGTATGGCCGCTTGCAGCATTTCGAGTCCATCTAAGGCATTGTTATTGTCGCTATCGTGTATCTGTGTGGGGGAAATAGAGAGGATGAGAAATATTTTTCGATGTTTAAGTGAGTGGCCTTGAACTTAAATATGACAAACATGCATGAAtcgaaacaaaacaaaacaactaATTTTTACTGTTTAATACTATCCATGGTGCAAACCTCAGTACATGAATTGTATGTACAATCGTAAATTTCGGAAACGTTTCGTTGCGTTTTGTACTGCGGTTGTAAAGGCGGCCAGTGTAAGAGCATATCACAAGCTTTTAGAACTTTTTCGGGTTATTTGCATGGCAGTTTCTAGAAACTGAAGAGACTTCAACTTCACAAGTTTGTGGCTTTCCTCCAAAGGTTGTAGGCTAATGGCGTAGGTACTACTTCGGAATCATTATCGATATCTGCAGGATCATCTTGAGTTTACTGCGGAACATAATTTTCGGGGATCCAACATAATTACTTCCTAGCGTTCCTCAACAAACTACTTGTTTCTCTGATGAACTAAAGCGAAAGATTTTCCCAACACGTACGTACGACTCATCTCGCCTGTTTGTATGCGCATCAATGAAGCATTGGTGCAGTAGCGCAATGACCTGTGTTGACACCCGTACATAATCTCACTGCAGACATGTTTAGCCTCAGAAGGAAACTAGTTCATTTCCTTGAGATTTCCCCATGATTCCGTTGGGTCCACAGTAAGTTCGTTGCCCTCATTTCATGTTGCTCTTTTTTATCAGGAAATAGCCCAGCGACGGTTGTACGGAGCTGAACGTCGCACTTACGTCGATTTCGCAACCTTTCCTGGCCTTCTTGAAAAGTCATGTCATACAGTATCACTGTGACCAGAGACCCATCAAAAGGAGATACTGGATTGTCTTATGGAAACCAACGAAGCTCCATACCTTTGCAAGATATTCCACCATTTTCAAGCTGGATTTTATTGCCTTCAAGCTGGTCTGGCTGTCTGCACAGATCGTTTGCTGTCGCAGGCCATACTGTCGTGGAAAATTAAGGCTGCTCCCTCTATAGCACAGACCTCCACCTGGAAGACACTGCGAAAGTCATCAAGTCGATACGACGAATATACATGCCAAAGCATTTGGGTACAGTCCCATTTCCAATTTCGAGCCCTTTTGTGTGGACTGTAACGCCCCCATCACTGTCTTCGCATTTCTTCCTCGAAGGATATCTTACATTCTGCACCTGAAAGTCAACAAACGCCGTGATATAGTGGATTTTATATAGTCTCGTGCCCGTGTTCAGCtgatttccacatgttggattctcttagtcggATTGATATCGGTAACAAGCGATATCAATAAGTTTTCGATTTGTGATCGGCTGGTGGTCgtagttttttcgttttgtaatcGATAAAAGCACTATTATGGGTTTGTTATAGAGAAAAATTACCGACAACGACCCTTTCATCGACGATGAATCAGCTtttttggtttgttatcgatgcgTTTTCGGTTTTTCATTGGTAAGGAATATTAGCAATGGAATATCGTTTTTTGTGTGGTTTGTGTCGATTTGTTATTGGTTTGTTACAAGTTTGTTATAGACGGCCTATCGGTTAGTTATCGATTTTTAGCGATGGGTTAGAGATTAATTATCGTTTTGTCTTCAACGAGATATCGATCATCCGTCAGATTGTTATTGATAATAGCCCTTACAACGAGTCATCAATTTAGCAACGATAATGAACCCATAACTCGTCGCTAACAAATcaataatattttaatataacGCTTTTTCGTGGTTTTGAAGCTTATAATATTTCAAACGGATCCTCttcgaaaaaaaaaccaaattcatCGGTCGCCATCTTTCGTACACTTTCTTAAGGTTTCTCATTCGTTTAAGGTTTCTATTTTGCCAATTACCGCTGGACAAACTTTTTTCGTTTAGTATGAATGTGAAGATAACCTCGTTTTAGGAAATATCGGTCTGAGATCGTTCAGAAAACCTTTGTAAAAAACAGAGATCTAAGAAATCTACAACAACTCTAGTCTATTACAACAAAATCCGTTGTAGCTTTTTGTAGATTTAGACGAGCTCTATGGCTTAAAATCGAATTCTAAATTGCTACTTAGGCGACCCGGGCACCAGCCATTAAACCTAGGCACCTGCCTACGAAGTGAGTGCCAATATTTAGCGGAAATTTTTCTGATGCGACTTATCCTTTGCTGGTTTTCAAATCAGAACTAGTTTATTGTGAAAAGAACACTATACCGATTTTGAAAGTATTGGTATACCCCCTACAAAATATACTCACCTTAAAATAGTAAAAATTTTTCTCTTCATCGGTCATGCCACTCAAATTTAAATCAAGGCCTATATCTTTCAAATCTTCATCGATGTTACTGAAAATTGAATCAAATTTAAtaccagatttttttttttaacagcaaATAAGGCATTATTTATAAAAACTCACTGCTCTTCATGTGTCAAATGTTGATCAACTTTACGTGTTTTTGATTGTTCACTGCGAGGATGATGTGGTCCACGCTTTATGCTCGAGCAGGGATCCATAGTTTGACTAAATGTAGCAACACAtattataaaatttacaaaatttaacaTTCTACACATTATTGCAAATATTCCAAGTGTTTTCGTTAACTTTCGTTGAATTAGAAAAAgtttactaaatttttattgcAGTTAACTTTCGATGAGgaagaaatttttcatttattttcactATACCTACAACTGCCTGCAAGATATGAAAGTGAAAATTTTGAAGGCGTGTTTGCAtatatcaaaaatcaataaaacattGAGAAAGTGCTAATAGGCGGCCAGTGCGCATGTCAAGCTAATGGTTTTGACAGTTGCATACAGTTGCTAACTGTCAGCTTTGGTGGTGGTAAGCGTGACAGTGCATTGAACAGATGTTGCACGGTTAAAATAGTAAAATAAATGTTGCTCTGATGCTCAGTAGAAAGCTGCTATAGCTTgcaactgggtatataatatcAGAATAGGCCCGTCAATATCAATTTTTAATGGTTACTGGACTAGACCAATTTTTTGAAGAGATTGAGCCGAAAGCAAAAAAGTAACTCCTTCGTTTTTCGGATTGGACCCTGTGGGCCAATTATAACCAGAACAAAAACAATGATTTTACCGTATAGTGTTATCGATACAACTTGTTATCGATTTTGAAATATTGAATTGTGGTTGACATAGAAATATTGTGAAATATTTAAATGTGTTGacttttgaaaacaaaactttttcacttcataattttttcttttgtaataaaagatattttttaaaaaaataattgtttatttCAACATTTCGTGACCCCAATTTTTTGAACATGCCGTTGGCTACGAGAGAAGATAATTCTGGCAAACAATCCGTCAGCATCAGCATCAACAACATCCGGCGTGTGACCGTCTTCATTTTCTGCAACTTCAGTGCCGGGCACCGTATCGGCTGGTGAGATTTTTTCGGCACGTATCCCTAAACTACCAACTTTCTGGCGTGGAGAACCTGCAGCAGATTGAATCAAGTTTCAACATTGCTGGCGTAAGTCAGGACTCAACAAAATTTGAATATCTTCTAAGCCATCTGGACCCATCGATTCTTTACGTGGTGAAAGACATCATCAAGAATCCTCCAGCACACGGACGTTATGAAGTTTTAAAGACCCGaattattcaacattttactgaATGCGAAGAGAGTCAACTGAAGAAGCTGCTGAACAATTTAGAGTTAGGTGATCAAAAG contains:
- the LOC137244988 gene encoding uncharacterized protein translates to MTLHNWQILVIFAFVALPQIFGAIIDHEKYRNSTNQLVQEPKERPTSWLQTAQDVMASPAGHVVSKMAKELINRSVGNSQVLSLNINNLIIIVLLKVLIFAAALLGAGHWTGYGHGYGYGRSSDGSALAVNEGEDYLITGFLAAQGIGHDDCLYASACASPKIAYEYAKAAKALKQGIEQYEGSSFNNTRYDDLIGILEKAAYDGYNGGACNRSDKCDNLL
- the LOC137244989 gene encoding lymphotoxin beta receptor inhibitor isoform X1, whose product is MCRMLNFVNFIICVATFSQTMDPCSSIKRGPHHPRSEQSKTRKVDQHLTHEEHNIDEDLKDIGLDLNLSGMTDEEKNFYYFKIHDSDNNNALDGLEMLQAAIHQDEHFKTVDRNNLQSNASEELNHIIEVIDEFLQIADDNKDGYLHYPEYVKAVTASSEGQ
- the LOC137244989 gene encoding lymphotoxin beta receptor inhibitor isoform X2, producing the protein MCRMLNFVNFIICVATFSQTMDPCSSIKRGPHHPRSEQSKTRKVDQHLTHEEHNIDEDLKDIGLDLNLSGMTDEEKNFYYFKIHDSDNNNALDGLEMLQAAIHQDEHFKTVDRNNLQSNASEELNHIIGFTYSRGY